One Micropterus dolomieu isolate WLL.071019.BEF.003 ecotype Adirondacks unplaced genomic scaffold, ASM2129224v1 contig_971, whole genome shotgun sequence genomic window, GCTCATGTGTTTGAGCCAGAATGCTTCATATTTGTGgctgaaaaactgctgcagaagctgcaggAAATCTGGCCCTTAGTCTTGTTACTGCAGTGATTGGGCAGAGTCTGatgaaaaagtcagaaatggctctgactgcagctgctgtgcaGAGCGAGATGACAGATTTGGGAGGAGTTGGACttcacaacatgtttccaaCTGCTTGTTGACTTTTACTTGCAGGTGAGAAGTGATCATGTTGTTCCGATCTACGTCATCAACCTTCTCATTACTGACCTCCTTCAGCTCTGCTGCATGATCGTTTGGGTGGTACCAAATGTGGATGAGACTATAGATACCATCGTCTTTTATATTTACTACTTTGCTCTGATGGCCAGTGTTGGCTTCATGGTCTGCATCTCCCTGGAAaggtatctgtctgtctatccagtatgtgtggagctccttctgtgtctgaacattatattagtttataacTCTGAAGCTCCTCAAAGACTTTGTGTCCATTTTGTgttacaggtatttggtcatcgtCCACCCGCTGTGGTACCGCTTCAGACGAACCATCAAGACCTCTGTGGcgctctgtgtcctggtctgggtccTTTCTCTTGTCTgtattgtaattttttatttctattctgGTTATGTGTTCACAAACATAATATTTatcgtcttcctcctccctcccttcccgCTGTTAATCTTCTTCCTGGTTGGGACCCTCAAAGCCCTGTCTGCTTCCATGTCGGTCCCCTCTGATGAAAAGCGACGAATTGTGGGAATTTTGGTTCTGgtgctgcttatttacacactGCTGTACCTGCCTGACATCATTTTCTACCTGGTTGTATATGACAAGACCCTCGACTTCCTGTCTTCCATCCTTGTTAGGTTGAGTCCTCTTGCAGACTTAGTCCTGTATGTCTTCATGAGGAAAAGGGCCGTTGACAAGCTTTTGGcttctgtgtgttgctgcagaatggACAGAAATGAAATCAGCAGTCCATCAGTATGAATCATGACAACATTTCCACAGGAAGCTTCATGtagagaaaaagaaggagagagagaaagaggaggaaacaggaggagaaatggaGGCCAATAGAAAGGatagagacaagacagatacttcTACTGTATCAGGTCGGCTGAACTCTTAAgacccttcttaaaacatacttttataggagagcctttcccgatcttatttgacattattttatcccttttattttattttacttattttatattt contains:
- the LOC123964178 gene encoding ovarian cancer G-protein coupled receptor 1-like, with the translated sequence VRSDHVVPIYVINLLITDLLQLCCMIVWVVPNVDETIDTIVFYIYYFALMASVGFMVCISLERYLVIVHPLWYRFRRTIKTSVALCVLVWVLSLVCIVIFYFYSGYVFTNIIFIVFLLPPFPLLIFFLVGTLKALSASMSVPSDEKRRIVGILVLVLLIYTLLYLPDIIFYLVVYDKTLDFLSSILVRLSPLADLVLYVFMRKRAVDKLLASVCCCRMDRNEISSPSV